Proteins found in one Quercus robur chromosome 2, dhQueRobu3.1, whole genome shotgun sequence genomic segment:
- the LOC126714908 gene encoding homeobox-leucine zipper protein HAT5, whose amino-acid sequence MMESGRLFFDPSACRGSNMLFLGNGDNTFRGGRAIMSMEESSKRRSFFGSPDELFDEEYYDEQLPEKKRRLSPEQVHLLEKSFETENKLEPERKTQLAKKLGLQPRQVAVWFQNRRARWKTKQLERDYDVLKSSYDSLYSNYDTLVKEHEKLKSEVVSLNEKLQAKGVAGADISAQKAEQLPGDITNVSALQFNVKVEDRLSCGSAVVDEDGPQILDTGDSYFPSDNYPAEDDGSDDGHSYFGNVFVAAEPQHQEDEEPLEWLEWP is encoded by the exons ATGATGGAATCCGGCCGCCTTTTCTTCGACCCTTCCGCCTGCCGCGGCAGCAACATGTTGTTCCTCGGGAATGGTGATAACACTTTTcgag GAGGAAGAGCAATAATGAGCATGGAGGAAAGCTCAAAGAGGCGATCCTTTTTCGGCTCACCGGATGAACTGTTCGACGAGGAATATTACGACGAGCAGTTGCCGGAGAAGAAGCGCCGCCTCAGCCCTGAGCAG GTGCATCTGCTGGAGAAGAGCTTTGAGACAGAGAACAAACTGGAGCCAGAGCGAAAGACCCAGCTGGCCAAGAAGCTGGGGCTGCAGCCAAGACAGGTGGCTGTATGGTTCCAGAACCGCCGGGCACGGTGGAAGACAAAGCAGCTCGAAAGGGACTATGATGTCCTCAAATCTTCTTATGACTCACTCTACTCTAATTATGACACTCTTGTCAAGGAGCATGAGAAGCTCAAATCTGAG GTGGTTTCCTTAAATGAAAAACTTCAAGCTAAAGGGGTGGCTGGAGCAGATATTTCAGCTCAAAAAGCTGAGCAACTTCCGGGGGATATCACTAATGTTTCAGCCCTCCAATTCAATGTGAAGGTTGAGGACCGCCTAAGTTGTGGGAGTGCTGTGGTAGATGAGGATGGTCCACAGATTTTGGACACTGGTGATTCATACTTCCCAAGTGACAACTATCCTGCAGAGGATGATGGGAGTGATGATGGCCACAGTTACTTCGGCAATGTGTTTGTAGCTGCAGAACCTCAACACCAGGAGGATGAAGAGCCTTTGGAATGGTTGGAGTGGCCATAA